A portion of the Lolium rigidum isolate FL_2022 chromosome 1, APGP_CSIRO_Lrig_0.1, whole genome shotgun sequence genome contains these proteins:
- the LOC124682746 gene encoding transcription factor WRKY19-like, with the protein MESVEGNGGGRGNLQLLVSELCRVQELVRQLELHLQSPDTSVDMCRALSAQIVALTDRSIGFVAAHFPDAAPTPSTTSSPLSDVSDQPFRTSTKKRKATARWTSQVRVSAAGGAEGPGDDGHSWRKYGQKDILGAKHPRGYYRCTHRNSQGCAATKQVQRADEDHALFDVVYHGQHTCMPTAGRRPPPPNQHNPHAQSLLHSLSAGLTVDTDNGGLHGAVSPLTPENRPVVARGQSMASPVASDSNGGLAMSPYPVTAYTEWLSDGDLQEVVSAFTAVSAPAPAPTMDAEFMPYCLFDYDLTFNVDAQPSLFP; encoded by the coding sequence ATGGAGAGCGTGGAGGGGAACGGTGGCGGCCGCGGGAACCTGCAGCTGCTGGTGTCGGAGCTGTGCCGCGTCCAGGAGCTGGTGCGGCAGCTCGAGCTGCACCTGCAATCGCCGGACACCTCCGTCGACATGTGCCGCGCCCTCTCCGCGCAGATCGTTGCGCTCACCGACAGGTCCATCGGCTTCGTCGCCGCGCATTTTCCCGACGCAGCGCCCACGCCATCCACCACCTCCAGCCCACTCAGCGACGTCTCCGACCAGCCCTTCAGGACCAGCACCAAGAagaggaaggcgacggcgaggtgGACGAGCCAGGTCAGGGTGagcgcggcgggcggcgcggagggGCCTGGCGACGACGGTCACAGCTGGAGGAAGTACGGGCAGAAGGACATCCTCGGCGCCAAGCACCCCAGAGGGTACTACCGCTGCACCCACCGCAACTCGcagggctgcgccgccaccaAGCAGGTGCAGCGCGCCGACGAGGACCACGCGCTCTTCGACGTCGTCTACCACGGCCAGCACACCTGCATGCCCACGGCCGgcaggaggccgccgccgccaaaccaGCACAACCCGCACGCGCAGAGCCTGCTGCACAGCCTCAGCGCCGGCCTCACGGTGGACACAGACAACGGCGGCCTGCACGGCGCCGTCTCGCCGCTCACGCCCGAGAACCGCCCGGTGGTGGCGCGGGGACAGTCGATGGCCTCGCCTGTGGCTTCAGACTCCAACGGTGGCCTGGCCATGTCGCCGTACCCGGTGACCGCGTACACGGAGTGGCTCTCCGACGGCGACCTGCAGGAGGTGGTGTCAGCGTTCACGGCCGTGTCGGCACCGGCGCCCGCGCCCACAATGGACGCCGAGTTCATGCCGTACTGCCTCTTCGACTACGACCTGACATTCAACGTCGACGCGCAGCCGAGCCTCTTCCCGTGA
- the LOC124682747 gene encoding cytochrome B5-like protein — protein sequence MEIIIIISLLMLLAVGVWFIIPNSQKKGKAKETKSGSTGKTSTSFSKEEVSEHNTRKDCWIIIKDKVYDVTPYVEEHPGGDAILNNAGADSTEGFFGPQHGTRVFDIIEDFCIGLLKASS from the exons ATggaaattattatcatcatctcaCTTCTCATGCTTCTGGCAGTAGGAGTTTGGTTTATAATCCCAAATTCCCAGAAAAAAG GCAAAGCAAAAGAAACGAAATCAGGTTCTACTGGAAAG ACATCTACTAGCTTTTCAAAGGAGGAAGTCTCAGAACACAACACGAGgaaggattgttggataattattaAGGATAAG GTTTATGATGTCACTCCTTATGTGGAGGAACATCCGGGCGGAGATGCCATTCTAAACAATGCTGGAGCTGATTCCACAGAGGGCTTTTTTGG CCCACAACACGGCACTAGAGTCTTTGATATCATCGAGGATTTCTGCATTGGCCTATTGAAGGCTTCATCGTAG